The stretch of DNA TCACCGGCGACGGGAAGGACGACCTGGTCTCCACCCACGCCTTCGAGGAGATGTCCCAGTCCAGCCTGTTCTTCAAGGGCGACGACAAGGGCCTGTCGCAGAAGGCCGCCGACCTCACCGACGCCGCCTCCGCGACCATCGGCGACGTCGACAAGGACGGCCACGGCGATCTGGTCCTGCGCACCGTCCCCGGTGACGTCATCGAGAACCTGCCGTACGACCACGGCACGCTCAAGGTCCTCTACGGCACCGCGTCGGGGCCGAGCACCACCCGCACCACGACCATCGACCAGAACACCGCGGGCGTCCCCGGCGTCAACGAGGACGGCGACCAGTTCGGCTACTCGCTGAGCTCCGGCGACGTCAACGGCGACGGTTACGCGGACATCGCCGTCGGCATCCCGTACGAGGGCCTGGACTCGGTCAAGGAGGCGGGCAGCGTCGTCCAGCTCTACGGCGGCCGGGGCGGGCTGTCCGGCACCGGCGCCCAGGCGTTCACCCAGGACACCGCCGGTGTTCCCGGTGTCGCGGAGGCGGGCGACCACTTCGCCATGGCGACCGGGCTCGCCGACACCGACGGCGACGGCAAGGACGACCTGGCCGTGGGCGCCCCCGACGAGGACGGCGCCCAGTCCACCAGCGGTGCGGCCTGGGCGCTGCGCGGCCAGGCGGGCGGCCTGACCACGAGCGGTGTCGTCTCCTTCGGGCCGGACTCCCTCGGGGCGCCGGAGGCCGGTGCGGCCCTGGGGCACGGTTTCCAGCGGTAACCACATCGTCCCGGTGCCGAACTGCTCTTCGAGCGCGAGTAGTTGACGATCCCTCATGTTTACTGGACGGTAGGTCCATGCCGACTCATGAGACACGAGGGATACGGATCGGCCGCCCCCGACCGGGTCGCACCCGGTTGCTCGGGGTGGCCGTCCTGCTGCTGGCGGCGGCCGCGGCCCCGGGCACTCCGGCGGCCGCGGCCGAGGCGCCCTGGTTCGACGGCCGGGCGGCGGACCAGGTGACCGTGGACGGCACCCGGTTCGCCGACGGCCATGGCCGCGAGGTCGTGCTGCGCGGCTTCAACGTCTCCGGCGAGACCAAACTGGAGGAGAACGGCGGGCTCCCGTTCGCCACCACCGCCGACGCGAGGAAGTCCGCGGCCGCCATGCGCCACCTGACCGGCGCCAACGCGGTGCGGTTCCTGCTCTCCTGGGCCCATGCCGAGCCCGAGCCCGGCCAGGTGGACACCGGCTATCTGGAGCAGGCCACCGCGCAGATGAAGGCGTTCCTCGACGCCGGAATCCAGGTCTTCCCCGACTTCCACCAGGACCTCTACTCCCGCCATCTCTTCGACAAGGACAGCTGGTACAGCGGCGACGGCGCCCCGAAGTGGTTGATCGACGCGGGCGGCTACCCCAAGGAGTCCTGCGGCATCTGCTTCCACTGGGGCCAGAACATCACCCAGAACCAGGCGGTCATGAGCGCCACCCGCGACTTCTGGCGCAACCGCGCCCTGACCACCGGCGCGGGCACCGTCCGCGTCCAGGACGCCTTCCTGGCCACCGCCGAGAAGACCATGACCTACCTCGCCCGGCAGCTCACCGACGACCAGTTCACCCGCGTCGTCGGCTTCGACCCGCTCAACGAGCCGTACGCGGGCGCGTACGACGCCGGGCAGAACAGCCGCACCTGGGAGAAGGACGTGCTGTGGCCCTTCTACGAGAAGTTCCGCGCCCGTATGGACGCCGCGGGCTGGCAGGACAAGCCCGCCTTCGTGGAGCCCAATATGTTCTGGAACTCCAACCTGGACTTCCAGCGCCAGGAGGGCGGACTCCTCGACGCCGGAAAGCCCGGCCCCGACTACGTCTTCAACACCCACTACTACGACCAGAAGGCCATCTCCGGGATCTTCATGCCCGGCAAGGCGGCCGACGGCCAGTACGCGGGCGACTTCGGCGCCCTGCGCGACCGCTCCACCGCACTCGGCCTGCCCGCCGTCATGAGCGAATTCGGCCATCCGCTGGCCGGCTTCACCTCCGACAAGGCCCCCACCGTCGTCAAGGGCATGTACCAGGCGCTGGACTCGCGTCTCCCCGGCGCCTCCTGGTGGACCCGGCCGGCCGCCTCCGGCGCCGTGCTCTCCTCCACCCAGTGGCAGTGGGACATCTACAACGGCCGCCACCACGAGGCCATGAACGGCAACACCGGGAAGGTCCTCACCGAGGGCGACGCCTGGAACGACGAGGACCTCTCGGCCGTACGCCTCGACGACTCCGGCGCCGCCGCCCTGCGCCAGGACGCCCGGCTGCTCGACCGGATCTATCCGCGCGCCGTCGCGGGCCGTACCCTCGCCTTCACCTTCGAGGACCGCTCACGCGACGGCTCCACCACGCTCAGCTGGGACCGCGTCCCCGGCAGCCTGCCGAACGTCGCGAAGGTCACCGGCTCCGGCCGCTACGGCATGCTGGTGTGGCGCTCCGCCGGCGCCACCGACGCGCCCACCGAACTCCGGCTGCCCCGCGACTTCGACCCCGCCCGTACCACCGTCGTCTCCGATCTGGGCACCCTCACCGGCCCGCCCGCGTACACCGCACACGGCCACACCGCCGACCACCCCGTCGCCACCGCGGCGGAGCCCGGCGACGGCGACGGGAACCGGCTGGTGCTCTCCGCCCCGGCCGACGAGGCCACCGGCACCCTGCACTACGCGCTGATCGCCGACGGCACCGCCGCCCCCTCGGCTGAGCAGCGCGCCGCCGCCCAGCGCGAACTCGAGCGATGGGCGGCGGACGCCGGTTTCTGAGCCCCGCGTGCCACCGTCACCAGCGATGGTGCACCTGGGCCCGGATCCGCCGGTCGTACAGGTCGCCGACGGCCTCCAGCGTGGCGCCCGGCAGCGGGGGCAGCTCCGCCGCGGCCGCGTTCGCCCGAGCCTGCTCGGGCGAACGCGCCCCCGGGATGACCGAGGTGACGCCCGGCTGCTGGACGATCCACCGCAGCGCCGTCTGCGCGGGGGTGGCTCCCGCAGGGGCCAGCCCGGCGAACTCCACCGCCGCCTCGACGCCCTCCTCGAAGCCCACGCCGGAGAACGTCTCGCCCTGGTCGAACGCCTCGCCGTGCCGGTTGAAGGTGCGGTGGTCGTTCTCGGCGAAGACGGTGTCCTTGGTGTACTTCCCGGACAGCAGACCGGACGCCAGCGGCACCCGCGCGATGATCCCCACACCGGCCTCCCGCGCCGCCGGCACCACCTCCTCCAGCGGCTTGAGCCGGAACGGGTTGAGGATGATCTGCACACTCGCCGTGCCCGGACGCGCGATCGCCGCCAGCGCCTCCGCGCATGTCTCGACGCTCACCCCGTACGCCGCCACCCGCTCCTCGGCCACCAGCGTGTCCAGCGCGTCGAAGACCGCGGCCGAGGAGTGCACCGAGGACGGCGGGCAGTGCAGCTGCACCAGATCCAGGGTGTCCACGCCCAGATTGGCCCGCGAACGGTCGGTCCACGCCCGGAAGTTGTCCAGGGTGTAGTTCTCCGCGAGCTGCGGCAGCCGCCGCCCCATCTTCGTGGCCACGAAGATCCCGGCGTCCGGGCGCGACCTCAGGTACCGCCCGATGAGCTGCTCGCTGCGCCCGTCCCCGTACACATCGGCGGTGTCGAAGAACGTCACGCCCGCTTCGACGGCCGTGTCCAGCACGGTCAGGGCGTCACTCTCGTCGACCTCGCCCCAGTCCGCGCCCAGCTGCCAGGTGCCCAGGCCCACGACCGAGACCTTACGGCCGAGCCGGCCGAACTCACGCTGCTCCATGCTCCCTCTTCTCACTCACGGCGACGCGGCTCACCGTACCTCCGTTCACCAGTCGTGCACCGTGCCGTCTTCCGTGGCCGGTCCCTTCGGCGATCACGCTGGACGGGCAGCCCTACCCGCTTCCGGCCGCCGGGATCGGCGGCGTCAGGTACCGAAGGAGGCATCCGCCATGACCACCCTCACCGTCGCCCTGCTCCAACTCGCCCCGCCGGGGCCGGATCTGGGCGTGAACCTCGCCCTCGGCGAGGCGGCCTGCCGCCGGGCCGGGGCGCTCGGCGCGGACATCGCGCTCTTCCCCGAGATGTGGAGCAACGGCTACAGCTGCGCCGTCCCCGAAGGCTCCGCCGACGGCGACGTCTACCGCCATCCGTCGCTGTGGGACGGCGCCCGCACCCCGGCCGCGCCGTGGCCCGAGCCCGTCTGGCTCGGCGAGCCCATCACCCGCGACTCGCCCTTCGTCACCCGCTTCCGCGAGCTGGCCGCCGAGCTCGAGATGGCCATCGCGCTCACCTATCTGGAGCGCTGGGACGGACCGCCGCGCAACACCCTCTCCCTCATCGACCGGCACGGCCGCCTGGTGCTGACCTACGCCAAGGTGCACACCTGCGCCTTCGACCTGCCCGAGGCCGGCCTCACCCCGGGGGAGGGGTTCGAGGTGTGCGCCCTGGACACGGCGGTGGGCGAGGTGATGACCGGGGCGATGATCTGTTACGACCGTGAGTTCCCGGAGAGCGCCCGTGCCCTGATGCTCGCCGGGGCGGAGATCGTCCTCACCCCGAACGCCTGCGAGCTGGAGATCAACCGGCTCTCCCAGTTCCGCTCCCGCGCCGTGGAGAACATGACCGGGATGGCCATGGCCAACTACGCCGGTCCCGGCTGGGGCCACTCCGTCGCCCACGACGGCGTCGCCTTCGTGGACGGGCGGTCGCGCGACACCCTGGTGGTCGAGGCGGGCGAGGCCGAGGGAGTCTATCCGGCGGTCTTCGACCTCGACGCGCTGCGCGACAACCGGCGCCGGGAGACCTGGGGAGACGCCTTCCGCCGCCCCGCCGCGTACCGGAGCCTGCTGGACCGGGAGGTGCGCGAGCCGTTCGTCCGGGTCGGGCGCGACGGCGGACCGGTCCCCGGCCGCGGCCGTCCCCAAGCCGTCCCCAACGGTTGGAAAGGTTTGTCAAGTACCTACAAAAACACGATCTGAACTGCTGCGATTGCTGACGGGGTACCCGGTGAGTAGGGTGTCCCCATGTCAGCTCTCAACGTGGAATTCAGCGATCGGGAACTTGAGGACCTCCGCCAGATCGCCAAGGAGCGCGGTACCACCATGAAGGCCCTCGTCCGTGAGGCGACCGTGGCCGACATCGCGCGCCACCGCGCTCTGCAGGAGGGTGCCGAGGTCTTCCGGCGGTTCTTCGCGGACAACGCCGACGCCTTCGCGGACGCGTTCCCCGACGATGAGCACCGCCAGCCCGGGCGGGCCGCCTGACCATGGCCCCGCTGCTGCATATCGACGTCCCCTGGCTGTTGCAGCGCCATGAGGAAGTCATGCCGGAACAGCCGGCCATCTCGGACTTCTCGGGTCTGGTCGCGGCCGTCGCCCGCCACCGCGTCGACCCGCCGCGCCTGGGCGTCGATCCCGACCCCGCGTGGCGGGCCGCGGCCCTGCTGCACACCATCGCGCTGCTCAGGCCGCTCCCGGCGAGCAACGCGCGGTTCGCCGCCGCGACCGCGGTCGCCTATATGCACACCTCCGGCGAGGGCATCGACCCGCCGTACGGGGCGCTGATCGACCTGGTCCGCGACATCCTCTCGGGGAAGTCCGATGTCTTCGACGCGGCCAGCCACATCCGCTCCTGGCGGATCTGAGGGGGAAACGGACCGGCGGGGGCTCGGGCGGGGCTCCGGGCGTCAGTCGACGTCACCGCGGGTGGTGCCGACCTTGAGGTCGTCGATGTAGTTGACCACCCGGCTGTTCTCGGCCCCGTACACCCCCCACTTGGGGTCGTTGCTGCTGTCGAAGGTGCGGCAGGCCCACCGGGTGGTGCCGTCGCTGAACTTCTGCTGCTGACCGTTGACCCAGAGCTCGACCCAGCCGCCCTTGGTCTCGTCGGACAGATGCAGCCCGATGGTGTAGTGGTTCCAGGTGTTCGCCGAGGCCGGGGTCGACCAGATGGTGAAGACCTGGTTGCCGGGCTGCCGTTGGATCATCGTGGTCCGGCCGCCGAGCGTCTTCAGGACCACCGGCCAGTTCTGGATGTGATCCCCGTAGGACTTCCACTGGAAGGTGGCGTTGTTGTCGACCGTGCTGGAGAGCTTGCTCGACCAGCCGAACCAGTAGGTCCCGCCGTTCTGGAAGGCGTATTTCGAGCCGCCCACGGCGATGCCGTGGCTTTCGCAGCGATTGCTGCCGCTCGGCTTGTCGTACTTCCAGATCTTGCCGCGCTGCGCGTCCGAGACGGCGGTGACGCTGCCCGGGGAGTCGCAGTTCAGCAGGCCGTAGATCTTGGTGCCGCCGGAGGCGTCGCCGTCCCAGATGGACGCGGCGTCCGCGGGCCAGGCGAACGCGAGACCCGCGACCGCCACGGCCGCGGGTACGGCGAACCGGAGCCCGGCGATGCGCTGGGTGGACCGTAAGGAAGCCATGCCACTCCTCGGGAAGGCCCCCGTTCGATGGTGTGCGCACCGTACTGGAGCCGGCCCAATTGGTCCATACCTGACCCGTGCATCGTGCCGGGCCCGTCGCTCGCGTCAGCCGGCCGAGCCTAGCTCCTCGGCCGGCGCCTGCTTCTCCAGCGTCTCGCGCCGCTCCTCGGCCGGGGTGTGCCCGGCCGCCTCCGCCGCCTGGACGCGCTCGGCCTCGGCGAGCAGCGAGTGCCCGGTGGCCAGGACGCCGATGCCCAGCGCGACCGCCGCCGCCCCGATGTAGAAGGGCAGATGCACACCGTTGTGCTCGGCGATCTTGCCCGCGGCGTACGGGGCCAGACCGCCGCCGATGAAGCGGACGAAGCCGTAGGAGGCGGAGGCGACGGGCCGTTCGACGGGGGCGACGGTCATCACCGCCTGGGTGGTGATGGTGTTGTTGATCCCGATGAAGGCGCCGGCCACGATCACCGCCACGATCAGCGTCGCCTTGGAGTCGGTGAAGAGACCGATGACGAGGATGTCGAGGGCGAACAGCGCCAGATTCAGATACAGCGAGCGGGCTATGCCGAGCCGCGCCTGGAGCCAGGGGGCGCCGAAGACCGAGAAGACGGCGACGAGCACACCCCAGCCGGTGAACACATAGCCGAGCTCATGGGTGCCCAGGTCCATCGGGAACGGGGCGTAGCCCAGCACCGTGAAGAAGCCCCAGTTGTAGCAGAGCGCGGTCAGCCCCATGATGAGCAGCCCGCGGTGGCGCAGCGCCTTGATCGGGTCGGCGATCGAGGCCCGACGGGCCGGGGTCGGGGTGGGCTGGACCAGCACGATGGTCGCGATCAGCGCGATGGCCATCAGGACCGCCACGCCGAAGAACGGCCCGCGCCAGCTGATCGCGCCGAGCTCACCGCCCAGCAGCGGCCCGATCGCGATGCCGATGCCCAACGCGGTCTCGTAGAGGATGATCGCGCCGGCGAAGCCACCGCTGGCCGAGCCCACGATGACGGCCAGTGAGGTGGCGATGAAGAGGGCGTTGCCCAGCCCCCACCCGGCGCGGAAGCCGACGATCCCGTCGATGCTGCCGGACGCCCCGGCCGCCGCGCTGAAGATCACGATGAGCACCAGACCGGCCACCAGGGTGCGCTTGGCGCCGATACGGCTGGAGACGAACCCGGTGACCAGCATGGCGACGGCGGTGACCACCAGATAGCTGGTGAACAGCAGCGACACCTGGCTCGGCGTGGCACGCAGCTTGGCGGAGAGGGAGGGCAGGATCGGATCCACGAGGCCGATGCCCATGAAGGAGATCACACAGGCGAAGGCGACCGCCCAGACGGCCTTCGGCTGCTTGAAGGGGTTGGGGGTGCTGGGATGAGCGGACACAATCATGCTCCGTCGTTCAGGGTCCGAGCCGTGACGACATGGCGAGCCGTGGCGCGGCAGGGTGCCGGTTGATCAGGAAGCGGTGTTTCCCGGGGACTTCCGCGCCCGTGCCGCGCTCTCGACCAGCCGCTGGAAGGCGGGGGTGGCGGCGCGGACGGCGGTGGCGAGTGCCTGTTCGTCCTCGGGAGGGAGGGTGGCCAGCAGTTCGGCGAGCCGGTTCGTACGGCCGCGGCGCCGCTCGGCGAGCAGCTCCCGCCCGGCGTCGGTGATCGCCACCAGGACCACCCGGCCGTCGTGCGGATCGTCGACCCGGGTCACCAGGCCCTGCCGCTCCAGCCGCTGGATGAGCTGGGTCATCGAGGGCTGGGTGACGCCTTCGTCGGCGGCCAGGGCCGTGAGGCGGGACGGGCCCTCCCGGCTGAGCCGGCCGAGGGTCGAGGCCGCGGTGAAGCTGATGTCCCGGTTGGTCAGATGGCGCACCGCGAGGAACGCCAGCTGCTCCAGCGCCTCCGCGACCTCCTCACGGGTGGCGGGGGCGTCGGAGTCGGCACCGGACTGCTGCGTGTATCCCACATCTAGTTTTATATCATGCCTCTATATAGGCAGGCTATGCAGATGCTCACAGGCCCCGGCGGGCGCCCGCGCGAATACCGCCTCAGCGGAAGATTCCGGTGTGGCCGAGGGAGTAGCGGCCGGGCTGGGGGTAGACCGCGAGCCCGTGCGGGCCGCCGCCGACCGGGATCCGGGCGCGCAGCCGGCCGGTGGCGGTGTCGATCGCGTAGACCTCGGAGTTGTAGCGGCCCGAGAGCCACAGCACCTTGCCGTCGGTGGACACCCCGCCCATGTCGGGGCTGCCGCCGCCGGGGAGCCGCCACCGGCGCACCAGCTTGCCGGTCTTGAAGGACAGCACCGAGATGGTGCCCTCGCCGCGGTTGGAGATGTACATGGAGCGGGAGTCGCGGCTGACGTAGAGGCCGTGTGTGCCCTTTCCGGTGGGCAGCAGCCGGGGCTTGCCGAAGGTGTCGCCGTTGAGCACCCACAGGCCGTTCGCCACCATGTCGGCGACGTACCACGTCCTGCCGTTGGGCGAGATCTTGACGTCCTGCGGCATCGCCCCGGCGATCGGCAGCCGCTGCTTGGCGATCACCTTCTTCTTCACCGTGTCCACCTTCAGCAGCTCACCGGAGAACTCGCACGAGACGATGAAGTAGCGCCCGTCGGGTGAGAAGTCCGCGTGGTTCACGCCGTAGCAGTCCACCGGCACCGACTTGACCACCTTCATGGTGTGCGCGTCCCGGAAGACCAGCGCCCGGTCCATGGAGGCCATCACCACGGCGTACTTCCCGTCCGGGGTGAAGTAGAGGTTGTACGGGTCGTGGACGTCCACCGGGCGGCCCACCCGGCCGTTGGCGGGGTTGATGGGGGTGAGGGTGTTCCCCAGGTCGTTGTTGACCCACAGCGTCTTCAGATCCCACGAGGGCACCACGTGCTGCGGCTGGTGGCCCACCTGGATCGTGCGGATGACCTTGAACTTCTTCGGATCGATGACGCTCACCGTGTCCGAGAGGGTGTTGGGCACGTACACCCGCGACGGATAGTCCTGCACCGTCCGGGACAGCTTCCCCGCCCGGTCGGCCGCGTAGAGGTCATGCGGGTCCAGCGGGCGCGGCATCCCCGGCAGCAGCCGGGCCAACTCGGCCTTCCTCTTCGCCGCGGCCGACGCCTGGAGCGCGCTCTGCCGCGCCGACGCCGACGCCGCCCGGTCCGGCCGGTGGTCGCTGGAGGAGGCGCAGGCCGGAACCGCGGCCCCGCACAGCAGCAGGGCCGCCGCGGCCCGGACCGTGGCACGCCGCCGGTGTGCGCGGGAGGGGGAGCGGGACGAGCCACGGGTCACGAGTTCCTCCAGCGGTGAGGGTGGGCTTCGGCCGTCACCCGCACCGTGGCCGGCCATGGCCTCACCCTGGCACCGCCCCCGCCCACCGGCATCCGCCCGCGGCCAAGCGGGGGAGCGGCGTACCGCCCTCGGGCGAAGCGGCCCGGTCGGCACCGGCGTAGGATCGCGGCCGACGCCCGGGGAAGGCCCCGGGGCTTCGCGCGGAGGGGGACGGACAGTGCGGTTCGGAGTGCTGGGCACCGGACACTGGGCGGCCGAGACCCACGCGGCCGCGCTCGCCGCACACCCCGTGGCCGAACTGGTCGGCATCTGGGGACGCGATCCGGCGAAGTCGAAGGTGCTGGCGGACCGTTGGGGCACCCGTGCCTACCCGGACGCCGACGCGCTGATCGCCGACGTGGACGCCGTGGCCATCGCGCTCCCGCCGGACATCCAGAGCGGCCTCGCCGAGCGGGCCGCGCTGGCCGGGCGCCATCTGCTGCTGGACAAGCCGCTGGCCTTCAGCAGCGAGGAGGCCGACCGGATCGTGCGCGCCGTGGACGAGCGCGGGCTGGCCTCGGTGGTGTTCTTCACCAACCGCTTCGCGGCGCCCGTCGAGACCTTCCTCCGGCAGGCCGCGGCGGACGGCGGCTGGGACGGCGGCCGTGCCACCGCCTTCGCCTCGATCTTCCAGCCCGGCGGCCACTACGGCGACTCCCACTGGCGGCGGGAGCGCGGCGGGCTGTGGGACGTCGGCCCGCATTCGCTGTCCGTCCTGCTGCCGGTGCTCGGCCCGGTGGCCGAGGTCACCGCCCTCGAGGGGCCGCGCGGCGCGGCGCATGTGCTGCTGCGCCACCACTCCGGCGCCATCGGCACCCTCGCGCTCACCCTGGATGCCCGGCCCGCCGCCCGGGGTTTCTCGTGTGACTTCTACGGCGAGCGGGGGATCGCCGTGGTGCCCGAGGCCGGGACCACCGCGTTGGACGCCTTCGCCACGGCCGTCGACCGGCTGCTGAGCGGTGCCCGCGCCGGCGGCGCGGCAGACCCCTGCGACGTACGGTTCGGCCGCGAGGTCGTCGCCGTTCTGGAGGCCGCCGACCGCTCGGGCCGCGAGGGTCGCACCGTCGTGCCGCGCTGAGCGGGCGTTGTCCCGTGGCGAGCGAGCGCCGACCGGTGTGAGCGAGCGCCGCCCGCGCTGGGGGTGCCCGCCGCGCGCCGAGTGCGCGCCCGGTGCTCCGCCGAGCGGGGAAGGCTTCTCCTTCCCCCGCATATTCCGGCGTTCCCGGGGGAACCGGGGGCCATGACCAAGCTCTGCCTGCCCGATGGCATCCGGGCCTGCCTGTTCGACCTCGACGGCGTGCTGACCCGGACCGCGGTGGTGCACGCGGCGGCGTGGAAACAGATGTTCGACGAATATCTGCGGCGACGCGACGGCCCCTCCTACCGCCCCTTCGACTCCGGCCGTGACTACGACGAGTACGTGGACGGCCGTCCGCGCGCCGACGGGGTGCGCACCTTCCTGGCCTCCCGGGGCATCGAGCTCCCCGACGGCGAGCCGGACGACCCGCCCGACCGGGACACCGTGCACGGCCTGGGCAACCGCAAGAACATCCTCGTCCTGGAGAAGATCCGGAAGGAGGGAGTGGAGGCGTACCCGGGGTCGGTGCGCTTCGTGGAGGCCGTGCGCGCCGAGGGACTGCGGACCGCGGTCGTCTCCTCCAGCGCCAACTGCCGCGATGTGCTGATCGCCGCCGGTATCGAGCACCTCTTCGAGGTGCGGATCGACGGTGTGGTCGCCGCCGAGCGCAAGCTCCCCGGCAAGCCGCACCCCGACACCTTCCTGGAGGCCGGACGGGAGCTGGCCGTCGGGCCCGAGGCGGCCGCCGTCTTCGAGGACGCCCTGGCGGGCATGGAGGCCGGGCGCTCCGGGCACTTCGGCTATGTCGTCGGCGTGGACCGAGTGGGCCAGGCCGACGCGCTGCGCGCACATGGCGCCGACATCGTGGTCAAGGATCTCGCCGAGCTGCTGGAGGACCACTCGTGATCACCGATTCCTCGTACGCCGTCGACCCCTGGGCGCTGCGGGAGACCGATCTCCGGCTCGATCTGCTG from Streptomyces asiaticus encodes:
- a CDS encoding HAD family hydrolase → MTKLCLPDGIRACLFDLDGVLTRTAVVHAAAWKQMFDEYLRRRDGPSYRPFDSGRDYDEYVDGRPRADGVRTFLASRGIELPDGEPDDPPDRDTVHGLGNRKNILVLEKIRKEGVEAYPGSVRFVEAVRAEGLRTAVVSSSANCRDVLIAAGIEHLFEVRIDGVVAAERKLPGKPHPDTFLEAGRELAVGPEAAAVFEDALAGMEAGRSGHFGYVVGVDRVGQADALRAHGADIVVKDLAELLEDHS